Below is a genomic region from Syngnathus typhle isolate RoL2023-S1 ecotype Sweden linkage group LG3, RoL_Styp_1.0, whole genome shotgun sequence.
AGGCTAATTTCGTCTGCTTGACGGACGCCTGCCGACTCAACCCGGCGGCGACGTGAGCCGACCGTTCCTTCTTGGTCCGGGAAGACGACGCTACTGTGTTGCGGGCGAAGCTGGGAAGGTCGGGGGAATTCTTGGAGCTGCTGCTTTCCGACAGCGAGCCGCCCTGGACTTGGGCCCTCATGGTGGAACGGCACATCTTCTCTTCGGGGGCCGGCTTAGGGAGATTCCTCAAGGGTTTGGCGCTGGGTTTACTGAGggaggagtttttttttaagttactgGAATCGCACGCGCATCTCGACGTGGCGATAGGGAAGACGCCGCCGCCTTGATCGGGTTTGGAGTCGTCAGGAGGTAGACTGGAGTGTCGCTGGGGTCTGAGGGTCTTTTCGCGCCGTCCTCTCGGTGGGGTGCTTTGGTCGCGGTGGGGTGGATCGAGAGTGGCCTCTGCTTTCTTTTTGCTCCCCGTCCTGGTAAGTCGGCTAATCGGCACTACTTTCCGCATGCTCTGGCTTTCGCTGCTGGTTAGCGTCCGTACAGCGCCGCCGCTTCCGCCGAGACCGCTGCTAGAAGTGCTAGCGCCCCCATTGGCGGCATCGCTGCCTTCGTCCCCGGCCTTGTTTTTCGGTTTTCCGCTCTTTCGAGTCTCTTTCACCGCAGCGTCGTCAAAGCTTTCGCTTCCCCACTCGGGCGGCGTGGCAGAGGCGACGTCCATCGTTCTCGGTACCGAAGACTCCCCGGGAGAGTCCAAATCGGCGGACGGAGAACTGAGCTCTCCGGGGCTGCCTTTGTCACCGGCTCCAGGACGAAGTCCCTCTTTGGAAAGAGACGAGCTGTCGACTTCGGAGACGTCCAGGGTGACCGAGCAGTCGGCTTCGGTGCAGTCCGGGACGTAAAACGCCGGCCTCTTATTGGACAAGGGGGTGTCCAGGGGCAGGGGGGTGTCGCAGGTTGTCGAGGAAAGCGAGCTGGTTTCGTCCTCTTGCGTCAAAGAATCTCTCGCTAGTCCCGGATCTGTATCCAGAGTTCCGGAATGTCGGTCTCGTTCCAGATCAATCAGCTGGATGTCGTCCTGATTGACAAAATTTAAAGTCTGGAGGTGAAAGGCTTGCAGAGAAGGAACCAAAGTGTGCTTCTCGACGTTCACGTTGATGTGGCCACCAAAAGATGGAGGAGGACACGAgtatctgctgctgctgctgttgttgttgtatcGGTCCTCGTCGGCCTTCAGCCCCGCCGAGGAAAACCTGGCAAGAGGGCTGATGGGTTCGGTTTCGGCACGAGGAGACGTCAGGTCTCGGTTGTCCATCCAAGGTGCGCTTTTACGCTGCGGGGCGCGGCCCGAGCGCGGCAGGCTGTTGAACTTGTCTCCGAACAGCTCCAGGTAGCTGTGGAGTTCCCGGTCTGCGATGGACGTCAGGgtgtggcggtggcggcgggcgCTGGACGAACGTCCCGGCGGACTGTGAGGACTCTTGGATCTCCCCTGAAAGAAGTCCAAGAGGCCTTCCTTGGTGAGGGTCTCCACGTCATTCTCGCTGCTGCTGCGAGCGAAGGCGCTGCCGCCGCCGACTTGGAGCGACCACGCTAGTCGTTTCTCCTCCAGCTCCCTCAAGCGACGCTGCCTCGCCACCTCCTTCAGCTCGCGCTCGGTGTTGTCCTGCGAGAAATTAAAAGCCCGTTTAGAAACGTAGGAGAACATTTGAAGCGCGAGGGTCAACCTTGACGGCTTTCTTGAACTTGACGCAGAAGTCGTGGAAGATGCGGAAGCCTTCGTCCAGCTTGAAGGCGTCTTTGTCCTCGCAAAAGAAGTCCACCAGAGCGTTGCCTTCTCTGCAAAGGTCCAGACGGCGACGCTTCAGATCCGTCAGAGTCTTCGTAGAACTCTGAGAACAAGTCGGTAGCGACCCGATGACCGATTTGTCACGGCGCCGTATTTCTTGACGATTGATCGACCCGGTGACAGACCTGGAGGAAAGGCTCCAGTTGCGGCATTAACTCGGGATCTTCACGAACCTTCTCCTCCAGAGTTCGGATTCGGACATACAAGGACGAGAACTCCAGTTCCATGTTCTCCACCGAGATCCTATGGGGGTGGTCACACAGTTTTACTACTCGTTCAACAAACAGATTTTTGTTATCAATTCAACTTTCCGAGATGTTTGAAACTTTTAGAAATTTGTTCCACGTTTGTTTTTGTGGTTACCTGGCGGCACTCTGGATGTGGATCAGTTTTTCAGGAAACTTTAACAGCGCCTCGTCTTTTTTCTTAGCCTCCTAAATGAAGGAGTggtcaaaatgaaaacaaaaatggaataAAGTCAATGAAGATATGTCAATGATGCTCGTTTTGTTACCATAGCAACAAAGTGCAGCAGGTTCATTCCCGGCTTGTTGGCTTTGGTGTCGGCCAAGGAGAGCAGCGACGACAGCTTGAAGCCCACGGCGTTCCCCGCGTAGCCTCCCTGAACAAAGTGGCTAGCTAGCATTTCATTGTTTTAGCACTCCTGACCTTCCGTGGCATACCGCGTTCATGATGTTTCCCGCCTGCAGCACCAGATGCAAAATGGCGTGAAGCTCCTCGCAACACATCAACTCTGTGGAGTAAAATGAAGAAGAAATGTTGATTGCtcataaaaaatgcaaaaatggcCCATTGGACAAAATGGGCGATGGAGTATCAGGTGTGAGCGAAAGCAGACACCGCACGGTGCGTCACGCTTACCTCGAGTGGCGACTCGTGCCACATCGACGTCGTGACTCATCAGCGCGCAGGATGGGAGGAACTCCTCGCCGAGCACCATGGCCTCGATGCGCACTTCCAAGCTGACCCgaaaaaaa
It encodes:
- the fhdc1 gene encoding FH2 domain-containing protein 1, which codes for MLANEPQSRGPAAPDAAPLAVVPPPPPPPPPPPPVVTHPGRKKRRVRSFFWKPIPEEKVRERPNIWTLVGRQQQYQIDVRSVEELFGQQDEAGRGAASAPGTAAGLNRSRSFKESSKEEISILDSKRGMNVGIFLKQFKKSNPCIVEDIRRGRGEAYGAQPLKDLLKLLPDTDEMKKLQAFRGDPDKLTLADSFMFLLIQVPRLEVRIEAMVLGEEFLPSCALMSHDVDVARVATRELMCCEELHAILHLVLQAGNIMNAGGYAGNAVGFKLSSLLSLADTKANKPGMNLLHFVAMEAKKKDEALLKFPEKLIHIQSAARISVENMELEFSSLYVRIRTLEEKVREDPELMPQLEPFLQSSTKTLTDLKRRRLDLCREGNALVDFFCEDKDAFKLDEGFRIFHDFCVKFKKAVKDNTERELKEVARQRRLRELEEKRLAWSLQVGGGSAFARSSSENDVETLTKEGLLDFFQGRSKSPHSPPGRSSSARRHRHTLTSIADRELHSYLELFGDKFNSLPRSGRAPQRKSAPWMDNRDLTSPRAETEPISPLARFSSAGLKADEDRYNNNSSSSRYSCPPPSFGGHINVNVEKHTLVPSLQAFHLQTLNFVNQDDIQLIDLERDRHSGTLDTDPGLARDSLTQEDETSSLSSTTCDTPLPLDTPLSNKRPAFYVPDCTEADCSVTLDVSEVDSSSLSKEGLRPGAGDKGSPGELSSPSADLDSPGESSVPRTMDVASATPPEWGSESFDDAAVKETRKSGKPKNKAGDEGSDAANGGASTSSSGLGGSGGAVRTLTSSESQSMRKVVPISRLTRTGSKKKAEATLDPPHRDQSTPPRGRREKTLRPQRHSSLPPDDSKPDQGGGVFPIATSRCACDSSNLKKNSSLSKPSAKPLRNLPKPAPEEKMCRSTMRAQVQGGSLSESSSSKNSPDLPSFARNTVASSSRTKKERSAHVAAGLSRQASVKQTKLASAAAGAEERTGVRRVHSVKASSRAAYRSQTPPAQSRDSGTPSRSAKPSWK